The following are from one region of the Rhipicephalus microplus isolate Deutch F79 chromosome 1, USDA_Rmic, whole genome shotgun sequence genome:
- the LOC142785676 gene encoding uncharacterized protein LOC142785676 yields the protein MSLVGLLSLSGCAQEACMAASSGRPAGGLLGSFEGTKRPNGWLQGRSISIRQDTGIYNNVPAVTRDPVLHGHVQSIKNRAQKTNKYKGTASDYSPAQSLLQQKEHIVMSGAV from the exons ATGTCACTGGTGGGACTGTTATCACTCAGCGGGTGTGCCcaggaagcatgcatggcagcctcatctggaaggccTGCGGGCGGTCtacttgggagcttcgagggcacaaaacggCCTAatggctggctgcaag ggcgcagcatatccatccggcaagacactggtatctacaataatg ttccagccgTAACAAGGGATCCGGTGCTCCATGGTCATGTACAGtctatcaagaacagagcacagaagaccaacaagtataaagggactgccagtgactattctcctgctcaaagtttactacagcagaaagagcacattgtgatgtcaggagcagtttga
- the LOC142785119 gene encoding uncharacterized protein LOC142785119: MQSAVNKADQLTHFLAGLTNSFDVICLTETWYRHETDVLRMPGYNSFYVNRTAKRGGGVALLVKNTYVCELLSEHCFCNEDIEMLTVKSACQTFSVLYRRPQGNLSTFFYYFEREIFFFNSEKFSSCIAGDFNIDMSTPSPAQQQLSSIIQAAGFHSVISSPTRITATCSSLLDLIITNSSSAFLSGRIAVDISDHLPIFLFLQKQIDSKANTKTQRQLLSQERLEQFRSRIALVDWAPVYKENTADGAYSKFLEMFLLLYNACFPIVTINASKNARKPWMTSQLTRQVKKKHKMFAVFIKTRDTDVLAQYKSLRNRLNREIRVARTAYYNNLFDKNLSKKPKEKWRCLNMLLNRNTIGRNITSLVIEGNETSGSHLANTFNKFFSEVGHSDFNAGISSFLGGKLGPSLFFAPTDETEVFSICRKLKDTSSLDTHNIQSRPVKYVLDIITPCLTHIYNTALTTAHFPADMQLARVTVIYKKGDANVLGNYRPVSILPYFSKGLEQLIRVRLNGFLLKHSVITDCQYGFTQNRSTEHALLVQKEYILKNFETQLLTLGIFVDFSKAFDCLNHDILFAKLEHYGVRGHALNLLKSYLGSRSQYVVINNCASQTLSISNGVPQGSILGPLLFNVYINDIPNISTHAKYIIYADDTSLFFSSNDIGHLEKIANDALSSLAMWSSVNSLKINKQKTKAVLFLPKRKQVFLPPCLYLGDTVIECVDTFKSLGITFSNTMSWDAHVNNLSSTLSRIIGITSRNRYIFPTKTKLTLYYAFFYSHISYCLLVWGNTTVSNIIKLQALQKKMLRAIVNGSYDSPTKHIFLQYNIVPVNKLFDYRFACFYKRIIRKNDPFFSKIAPLTFRHSSYDTRAQSSYVLPKCRTNYGFSMLSYIVPNFLNTSFYDCLNTMSLSAIRKSIIRQYVSL, translated from the coding sequence ATGCAATCTGCTGTGAACAAAGCTGATCAACTGACCCATTTTTTGGCAGGCTTAACAAACTCGTTTGACGTCATCTGTTTAACTGAAACGTGGTACCGTCATGAAACGGATGTTTTGCGCATGCCTGGCTACAATTCTTTTTATGTTAACCGTACAGCGAAGCGTGGGGGAGGTGTTGCGCTACTAGTGAAAAACACCTATGTCTGTGAACTGCTATCTGAACACTGCTTTTGTAACGAGGACATAGAAATGCTAACTGTGAAGTCGGCCTGTCAAACATTCTCAGTCCTTTATCGCCGCCCTCAGGGAAATTTATCcacatttttttattactttgaaCGCGAGATATTCTTTTTCAATTCAGAAAAATTCTCTTCTTGTATAGCTGGAGACTTCAACATAGATATGAGCACTCCCAGCCCCGCGCAGCAACAGTTGTCATCAATCATCCAGGCTGCCGGTTTTCACAGTGTAATTAGTAGTCCTACACGAATCACTGCTACTTGCTCTTCACTGCTGGACCTTATAATTACTAATAGCAGTAGTGCGTTCCTTTCCGGCCGCATAGCAGTCGAtataagtgaccacttgcctattttCTTGTTTCTGCAAAAACAAATCGATTCAAAAGCAAATACAAAAACTCAGCGGCAACTTTTGTCTCAAGAGAGGCTCGAACAATTCAGGAGCCGCATTGCTTTAGTGGATTGGGCTCCAGTATACAAAGAAAATACAGCTGACGGTGCTTACAGCAAATTCCTAGAAATGTTTCTTTTGTTATACAACGCGTGTTTTCCCATTGTTACTATAAATGCATCTAAGAATGCCCGTAAACCCTGGATGACCAGTCAGCTTACACGACAAgttaaaaagaaacacaagatgTTTGCGGTGTTCATTAAAACGAGAGACACCGACGTACTAGCACAGTACAAATCACTGCGCAACCGCTTGAATAGAGAAATTAGAGTAGCGAGAACTGCTTATTACAATAACTTATTCGACAAAAATCTTTCTAAAAAGCCAAAAGAAAAATGGAGATGCTTAAACATGCTTTTAAATAGAAACACGATCGGCAGAAATATAACAAGTTTAGTAATTGAAGGCAACGAAACGTCCGGCTCGCATCTCGCTAACACTTTTAATAAATTTTTCTCTGAGGTAGGTCACAGTGATTTCAATGCTGGAATCTCTAGTTTTCTAGGCGGCAAACTAGGACCATCCTTATTTTTTGCACCAACAGATGAAACGGAAGTTTTTTCTATATGCAGAAAGTTAAAAGATACCTCTAGTCTTGATACGCACAATATTCAAAGTCGGCCAGTGAAGTATGTTCTTGATATAATTACGCCTTGTCTAACACACATTTATAACACCGCGCTTACAACAGCTCATTTTCCTGCTGATATGCAACTAGCCAGGGTGACCGTGATTTATAAGAAAGGAGACGCCAACGTTTTGGGAAACTACAGGCCAGTGTCTATTCTTCCGTATTTCTCTAAGGGGTTAGAACAACTAATCCGCGTTCGACTCAACGGCTTTCTTCTTAAACATTCCGTAATAACTGACTGTCAATATGGCTTTACGCAAAACAGATCTACGGAACATGCGCTACTTGTTCAAAAagaatatatattaaaaaatttTGAGACACAGCTCTTAACTCTTGGTATTTTTGTTGATTTCAGCAAAGCCTTCGACTGCTTAAATcatgatattctttttgcaaaaTTAGAGCACTACGGTGTACGTGGACACGCCCTTAACCTATTGAAGTCATACCTGGGCTCACGGTCTCAATACGTAGTCATTAACAATTGCGCTTCACAGACTCTAAGTATTTCaaatggcgtccctcagggtagCATTTTGGGGCCGCTGCTATTTAatgtatatataaatgatattccTAATATCAGCACTCATGCGAAATAcattatatatgcagatgacaccagcCTATTTTTTTCCTCTAATGACATAGGACACTTAGAAAAAATTGCAAACGATGCGCTCTCATCACTTGCTATGTGGTCTTCAGTTAACTCTTTGAAAATAAACAAACAGAAAACGAAAGCAGTACTTTTCCTACCTAAAAGAAAACAAGTGTTTCTACCTCCCTGCTTATACCTAGGTGATACTGTGATCGAGTGCGTGGACACCTTTAAATCATTAGGAATAACAttcagcaatacaatgtcatgGGATGCACATGTTAATAATCTTTCCTCAACACTCTCTAGAATAATTGGAATCACTTCTCGTAACAGATATATTTTTCCAACCAAAACAAAACTTACTTTGTACTATGCATTTTTCTATTCCCATATAAGCTATTGCCTACTAGTCTGGGGCAATACAACGGTGTCAAATATAATAAAACTACAAGCCCTACAAAAGAAAATGCTCCGCGCAATTGTGAATGGCTCCTACGATTCGCCCACTAAACATATCTTCCTACAATATAATATTGTACCAGTCAACAAATTATTCGACTACAGATTTGCATGTTTTTATAAAAGAATAATAAGGAAAAATGACCCCTTTTTTTCTAAAATTGCTCCACTTACGTTTCGCCACTCATCATATGATACTAGAGCCCAAAGTAGTTATGTATTACCAAAGTGTAGAACAAATTATGGTTTTTCTATGTTGAGTTATATTGTGCCAAATTTCTTGAACACATCATTTTATGACTGCCTGAATACTATGTCTCTTTCTGCCATTCGCAAGAGCATTATTCGGCAATATGTATCATTGTAA